The DNA sequence GTTGCCACTGATTGACCTTGGTACATCGCCACCTTCCAACGCCTATGTGAAGGCCGATCAGTTGGAGCAGGCTGAGCAATGGGTACCGCTCAAGGTCGCCGTGTGCCAGGAATGCTGGTTGGTGCAGACCGAAGACTACACTCGCGCCGACAGCCTGTTCGACGCCGAATATGCCTATTTCAGTTCGTTCTCCAGCACCTGGTTGACCCATGCCGAGCGCTACGTGGCCGAAATGGTCGAGCGCTTCGATCTGAACGCCGACAGCCGTGTGGTGGAAATCGCCGCCAACGACGGTTACCTGTTGCAGTTCGTAGCCAGGCGCGGCATCCCGTGCCTGGGGGTCGAGCCGACCAGTAGCACCGCCGAGGCGGCTCGCGCCAAAGGCCTGGAGATTCGCGAACTGTTCTTTGGCCGCGAAACGGCTTTGCAATTGAAGAGCGAAGGCTGGGCTGCCGATCTGATGGCGGCCAATAATGTGCTGGCCCATGTGCCGGACATCAATGATTTCCTCGCCGGTTTCGCCACGCTGCTGAAACCAACGGGGGTGGCCACGTTCGAGTTTCCACAGCTACTGACGCTGATGGCCGGGCAGCAGTTCGATACGCTCTATCATGAACACTTTTCCTACCTGTCGCTCACGGCGGTGCAGACCCTGTGTGAGCGCAATGGCCTGGAGGTGTTCGACGTCAGCCAACTGTCGACCCACGGCGGTTCGTTGCGGGTGTTTGTGCAGCGTGCCGATGGTATTCGTCGTCCGGTACAGGTCACGGTACAACGGCAATTGCAGGCTGAGCTGGATGCGGGCGTGAAAACCGCCGCGTACTACGCCACCCTGGCGCCGGCTGCCGAGGCCATCAAGCATGGCTTGCTGCGCTTTCTGTTGCAGGCCAAGGCCGATGGCAAGCGTGTGGTCGGTTATGGCGCGGCGGCCAAGGGCAACACGTTGCTCAACTACGCTGGGGTCAAGCCTGACCTGCTGGCCTGGGTGGCGGACGCCAACCCGCACAAACAGGGCAAGTATTTGCCGGGCAGCCGGATTCCCATCGTGTCGCCCGAGCGTATCGCGGCAGAGAAACCCGATTACGTTCTCGTCCTTCCCTGGAACTTGCTGAGCGAAGTCAGCCAACAGTTGGCTGAGGTTCGCCAATGGGGCGGGCAATTCGTCATCGCGGTGCCTGAGTTGACGGTGCTATGAAGGTTTTAGTGACCGGTGCCACCGGATTTGTCGGCCGTCATCTGGTTGCGGCCTTGCTCGCTCGCGGTTGCCAGGTTCGAGCCGTCGCGCGCCGGGTGGAGCCGGCCAGAGCATTGCCCTGGTTCGACCAAGTTGAATTCGTCGCGACCGATGTCCACGCGGAAGAACTGGACGTCGTTGCGTTGACCGAGGGGGTCGATGCCTTGGCGCATCTGGCGTGGCCGGGACTGCCAAATTACCAGGCACTGTTTCATTTCGAACACAACTTGATGGCCGACTATCAGTTCATCAAACAGGCCGTCCTGGCGGGGGTCGGGCAGGTGCTGGTGACTGGCACCTGTTTCGAATACGGCCTGCAAAGCGGGCCACTCGACGAACAGACTGCGCCGCAACCGGCCAACCCTTACGGGTTGGCAAAAAATACCTTGCGCCTGTTTCTTGAACACCTGCAACGCGAGCACCCGTTTACCCTGCAATGGGCACGTTTGTTCTACCTGCATGGTGCCGGCCAGAACCCCAGCAGCCTGCTCGCGGCGCTGGACCGGGCCATCGATGCCCAAGCCTCGGTATTCGATATGTCCGGGGGCGAGCAACTGCGCGATTATCTGGCAATCGAAACAGCCACTGCTTATCTGGCGAGTCTGCTGTCGCGGCGCGAATTCAATGGTGTCGTCAATTGCTCAAGTGGCGAACCGGTGTCGGTTCGCGCGCTTGTAGAAGCGCGGCTGCGTGAGCGTGGCGCGGCCATTCGCCTGAACCTGGGCCATTATCCCTATCCGACTCACGAACCCATGGCGTTCTGGGGCGTGGCCGAACGTTTGCACACCTTGTTGGGAGCCGAACATGATGCGTGAGCTGTACCGGGCCACCGGCCTTCCGGTTCTGCAGAACCGTACCTTCGCCGATGAGCAGTCGGCCAGAGCCTCGGCGAGTGCCGATATGGTCCTGGTCCAGGACGAAGTGAGTGGGTTGGTTTTCAATCGGGCATTCGATGCGGACAAACTCAGCTATGACAGCGATTACCAGAATGAACAGGCTCATTCCGGTCAGTTCCAGCAGCATCTCGCTGACGTGGAAGGCGTCATCGCCCGGCATTTCAGCGGCCAGGAACTGATCGAAGTCGGTTGTG is a window from the Pseudomonas brassicacearum genome containing:
- a CDS encoding NAD-dependent epimerase/dehydratase family protein, which encodes MKVLVTGATGFVGRHLVAALLARGCQVRAVARRVEPARALPWFDQVEFVATDVHAEELDVVALTEGVDALAHLAWPGLPNYQALFHFEHNLMADYQFIKQAVLAGVGQVLVTGTCFEYGLQSGPLDEQTAPQPANPYGLAKNTLRLFLEHLQREHPFTLQWARLFYLHGAGQNPSSLLAALDRAIDAQASVFDMSGGEQLRDYLAIETATAYLASLLSRREFNGVVNCSSGEPVSVRALVEARLRERGAAIRLNLGHYPYPTHEPMAFWGVAERLHTLLGAEHDA
- a CDS encoding class I SAM-dependent methyltransferase; the protein is MNCRGCGTALALPLIDLGTSPPSNAYVKADQLEQAEQWVPLKVAVCQECWLVQTEDYTRADSLFDAEYAYFSSFSSTWLTHAERYVAEMVERFDLNADSRVVEIAANDGYLLQFVARRGIPCLGVEPTSSTAEAARAKGLEIRELFFGRETALQLKSEGWAADLMAANNVLAHVPDINDFLAGFATLLKPTGVATFEFPQLLTLMAGQQFDTLYHEHFSYLSLTAVQTLCERNGLEVFDVSQLSTHGGSLRVFVQRADGIRRPVQVTVQRQLQAELDAGVKTAAYYATLAPAAEAIKHGLLRFLLQAKADGKRVVGYGAAAKGNTLLNYAGVKPDLLAWVADANPHKQGKYLPGSRIPIVSPERIAAEKPDYVLVLPWNLLSEVSQQLAEVRQWGGQFVIAVPELTVL